From the genome of Bremerella sp. JC817:
ATGGTTGCCTCGACGCCTAACAGCAACACGCTGCTGGCGATCGCAACAATCGACATCGCCACGACCGCTTCCACCAGGGAAAAGCCGTGCCGGCGAACCATCGAATTGGCAACCACAACAGACATCGAAACGTTTCAGGAAAGCAATCAGGAAGCCCCATTTGTCCGTGGAGGCTTTCAGAGCGCGCAGGCTCCGCTGAAAACGTAGGTTCGCCCGAAGGTCCGTCAATTCGCACGCTGCCAGTAGCGACGAATATTGGGGAAATGAGAGGTGCTGTTGGGGGGAATGTTGCGAAAATGCAACATCCAGGCCGATCAAGCCCAGTCGTAGCCAAGGTCGACGTTCACCGCCGAATGGGTCAGTGCCCCGACGCTGATCCGATCGACGCCCGTTTCGGCGATTCCACGGATCGTTTTCAGATTGATGCCGCCGGAGGCTTCCAGTTGAACTTCGGGGGCCACCTGGTCGCGAAGCTGAACGGCTTTGGTCAGGGTTTCGCAGTCCATGTTATCCAGCAGCACGATATCTGGCTGGCTTGGTAGAACCTGCTGAAGCTGCTCGAGTCGGTCGACTTCGATTTCGATAATGCGGCGATTACCTTCGGCCTCGCCCAGTTGGTCGATCAGAAACTGGCGAACGATGCCGACCAGATCTCCCAGTTGCGCCGACTTGCCGGTCGACTCGGTGTACCAGGCGAGGTGGTTATCTTTCAGCATCACGGCCTCGTAAAGACCATTGCGATGATTCGTTCCGCCGCCGCAGTTCACGGCGTACTTCTCGAGCCGCCGCCAGCCTGGTGTGGTCTTGCGAGTGTCGTAGACCTTCGCTTTGGTCCCTTCCACCTGGCGAGCGTAGGTCCGGGTCAGCGTGGCGACACCCACCATGCGGCCCAGGAAGTTCAGCACGACCCGTTCGGTGGTCAGCAGATCGCGAACGCACCCTTTCAGCGTGATCAAGCGATCGCCTGGCTCGATCGCCGCGCGGTCTTCGCGGTGGAAGGTCGCTTCGATCTCGAGTTCCAGTTCTTCGATCATCAGCGGGATGATCGGGCAGCCGGCGAGAACCCCTTCCTGGCGAGCCACGATGTGGACTTCGCCGGTCGCCGATTCGGGAATCAAGCTGAGGGTCGACCAGTCGTGCTCTCGCCCCAGATCTTCGCGAACAGCCAGTGCCAGAAGTTGTCGGCAATCGTCTTGAATCAGGTCGTCCCATGCGACCTGGTGAAATTCCTTGGCCATAGATCACGTACTTTTTCGGGGCAAAATGGGGATGGCGAGGCAGGAAAGTCGCTCGCTTCGGCTCGTTTCATTGTCGATAATCGAGGCGAGACCACCAAGGGGTGCCATGGGCAAGCGAACGCAAAAACCGAAAGAGCGATTGTTTCTGCGGTGGGTGCTGCGCCGTGG
Proteins encoded in this window:
- the nadC gene encoding carboxylating nicotinate-nucleotide diphosphorylase — protein: MAKEFHQVAWDDLIQDDCRQLLALAVREDLGREHDWSTLSLIPESATGEVHIVARQEGVLAGCPIIPLMIEELELEIEATFHREDRAAIEPGDRLITLKGCVRDLLTTERVVLNFLGRMVGVATLTRTYARQVEGTKAKVYDTRKTTPGWRRLEKYAVNCGGGTNHRNGLYEAVMLKDNHLAWYTESTGKSAQLGDLVGIVRQFLIDQLGEAEGNRRIIEIEVDRLEQLQQVLPSQPDIVLLDNMDCETLTKAVQLRDQVAPEVQLEASGGINLKTIRGIAETGVDRISVGALTHSAVNVDLGYDWA